GACCTGGTGCTTGAGGTGTCCTCGGAGCGGGTGTTGGTGTTGCGACGAACAATTGAGGCAATGGTCGCGGCAATTCGCGGGGGCGCGGTCTGTGTGACACCCTTTACCTTGGCCGAAGTGAACGCTCAGCCCCCCGTTTACACGCTGAGGGGTTTCGAAGAGGAAGAGAGCCGGTGGCTTCGGCGACCGACTAAGGAAGAGAGAGCAAGAGAGGCGTTGGGTCCCCTCACCCTTTGGAAGGGCAAAGACTGGAAGGAAGGCGTTGATGGGACGCGGGTGGCGACCGTACGGGTGGGCCTTGTGCACGAGTTTATTGACTACTACGGGGAAACCCGGTCGGACGTGGTGCCCTTCATCCCGACTGGAGCGCGGGAAATCTTGGAGATAGGCTGTGCGAAGGGTCTTACGGGGGAGTATTTGCAGTCGCGTCTCGGGTGTCGCGTTACGGGAGTTGAGCTGAATCCGGTAGTTGCCGAGGAGGCGCGCAAGCGCTTGTGGAAAGTCGTTGTGGGCGACGTGGAACGGGTGCCGATCGAGGGAACCTTTGATGTAGTACTGGCTCTCGAGCTCTTCGAGCACTTGCGGGACCCCTTTCTCTTTTTGGAACGGGCGAAAGGTTGGCTCCGACCTGGTGGGGTTTTGATTCTCTCCACACCAAACGTGGGTCACTGGTCGGTAGTTTGGGATTTGCTACAAGGCAGGTGGGACTACCTCCCCATCGGGCTTCTTTGCTTTACCCACCTGCGTTTCTTCACCAGGAAAAGCCTCGAAACCCTCTTACACCTCGGGGGTTGGGACGACGTCGTGATTTACCCGCAGGAAACGGGGGTTCCCAGAGAAATCGCTCGGGCCTTGCGAAAGGTTAAAGGCGTGGACTGGGAAAGCCTCGGGATTTCGGGGTTTTGGGTGATCGCTAGGAAAAACTACTAAGGAATCGCCTACAACCCCAGTTGTTGAAGTTCCAAAGGCAAGTCTCACGCTGTCCTAGCGAGCCAGGTTCTCCACCAGGGCAATGGCCTGATCCAGAGTTACGCCTTCGCTGAGTTTCAAAAGCCGCTTCGGCGACCAACCTTGGTCGCTGGCCACGGTGTACTCCACGCCCTCAGGCACCACCCGGTAAAGCACCGGCTGCAAATCGGCACCCAGGACCGCCCGGGTTCCTTCGGCGGACAGCTCCCGCGTGACCGGCAGCACCTTGCGCACGCCGAAGATCGGGGTGTGACGCCGGCGCATTGCCACGGCGCCGAGGCCGCCCTGATCCTCATTGGTCTCCGGTGGTGGGGAGAGCTCGAAACGCATCTGGAAAATAAACAAGAGGCAAGAAGACGGGCTTGCGACTAGGATGTGGCTGGTGGGCCCGACCGGTTCCACGCCGAACGACGGGTAGGCTACAACCTCAGGTGGGATGGGCTGGTTGCAAGCCAAGCCAACTCCCAGTTCGGTGTCCAGTG
This genomic interval from Thermoanaerobaculum aquaticum contains the following:
- a CDS encoding class I SAM-dependent methyltransferase gives rise to the protein MTRVFVVEPFEPPQDAEFDYLFRLRHREIAAVADDVVFARHLAGNGVSDEDLVLEVSSERVLVLRRTIEAMVAAIRGGAVCVTPFTLAEVNAQPPVYTLRGFEEEESRWLRRPTKEERAREALGPLTLWKGKDWKEGVDGTRVATVRVGLVHEFIDYYGETRSDVVPFIPTGAREILEIGCAKGLTGEYLQSRLGCRVTGVELNPVVAEEARKRLWKVVVGDVERVPIEGTFDVVLALELFEHLRDPFLFLERAKGWLRPGGVLILSTPNVGHWSVVWDLLQGRWDYLPIGLLCFTHLRFFTRKSLETLLHLGGWDDVVIYPQETGVPREIARALRKVKGVDWESLGISGFWVIARKNY